From a region of the Myxococcus fulvus genome:
- a CDS encoding OPT family oligopeptide transporter encodes MAHGTPPVVDERVPLAQSHAPHQHSPYIPPDQSPTEMTIRGLVLGSVLGIVFAASSVYLAIKVGLTVSASIPVAVLSIAIFRALGKSNILENTIVQTTGSAGESLAFGVAAALPALLLLGYDISLTHAFLTAALGGVLGVLMMIPLRQGLIVQEHGKLPYPEGTASADVLIVGEQGGTNARTVIIGFLVGGIYKFAYSGMKLFREVLSTPLKGLKSATLSTEVSPELLGVGYIIGPRVAAITFAGGVLSYLILIPAISFFGGGLDQPLLVHNGQLIRDMSPDQIRNAYVLYIGAGAVATGGLISLIRSLPTIIGAFKRGVESLKASRSHGGAPQLLRTEQDLPITVVLVGSLMLVLTIWLAPPLHVNFISALLIIVFGFFFVTVSARITGEIGSSSNPISGMVVATLLVTCLVYLMLGWTNSNDRFMALTTAAIVGIAASNGGTTAQDLKTAFLVGGTPRRQQTALFVGVLTSAMFIGLVLVTLNKGATVTIPEPHPNVQVTELTEETRTQYVFSWSVSADALASRNLDEAALRKAAWAQGYELANTHGALELRSWRQVGAQDVSGVTLSPTGGSQVKVSDLGAVTEGPQRTFKEGYVRGADTPVPAGKYLVDGAGTIQYVVDPGIGGRISTYEGQALTRYAAPKAQLFALIIDGILTQRLPWDLVLLGVFIALMLELCGVSSLPFAVGVYLPISSSAPLFVGGMVRYFVDRVRGGESDFSPGTLLSSGYIAGGSIAGVLIAFLEIATDGAGSRAINLPAVLGHEGAIGGFLNTVGESELAHPLWSNLWGLLFFGGLTLFLLRSALRGPSAAVSPPPAGK; translated from the coding sequence TTGGCCCACGGTACCCCGCCGGTCGTCGACGAGCGTGTTCCGCTCGCGCAATCGCACGCGCCCCACCAACACTCCCCGTACATCCCACCCGACCAGTCCCCCACGGAGATGACGATCCGCGGGTTGGTGCTCGGCTCGGTGCTGGGCATCGTGTTCGCCGCCTCGTCCGTGTACCTGGCCATCAAGGTGGGCCTCACGGTGTCCGCGTCGATTCCGGTGGCGGTGCTCTCCATCGCCATCTTCCGGGCGCTGGGCAAGTCGAACATCCTGGAGAACACCATCGTCCAGACGACGGGCTCGGCGGGTGAGTCGCTGGCCTTCGGCGTGGCGGCGGCGCTCCCGGCGCTCCTCTTGTTGGGCTACGACATCAGCCTCACGCACGCGTTCCTCACGGCGGCGCTGGGCGGCGTGCTCGGCGTGCTGATGATGATTCCGCTGCGCCAGGGCCTCATCGTCCAGGAGCACGGCAAGCTGCCCTACCCGGAGGGCACGGCCAGCGCGGACGTGCTCATCGTCGGTGAGCAGGGCGGCACCAACGCGCGCACCGTCATCATCGGCTTCCTGGTGGGCGGCATCTACAAGTTCGCCTACTCCGGCATGAAGCTGTTCCGCGAGGTGCTGAGCACGCCGCTCAAGGGCCTCAAGAGCGCCACGCTCTCCACCGAGGTGAGCCCGGAGCTGCTCGGCGTGGGCTACATCATCGGCCCCCGGGTGGCGGCCATCACCTTCGCCGGTGGCGTGCTGAGCTACCTCATCCTCATCCCCGCCATCTCCTTCTTCGGCGGCGGGTTGGATCAGCCGCTGCTGGTGCACAACGGGCAGCTCATCCGGGACATGTCCCCGGACCAGATTCGCAACGCGTACGTGCTCTACATCGGCGCGGGCGCGGTGGCGACGGGCGGTCTCATCAGCCTCATCCGCTCGCTGCCCACCATCATCGGCGCGTTCAAGCGCGGCGTGGAGTCGCTCAAGGCCTCGCGCTCGCACGGCGGCGCGCCGCAGCTGCTCCGCACCGAGCAGGACCTCCCCATCACCGTGGTGCTGGTGGGCAGCCTGATGCTGGTGCTGACCATCTGGCTGGCGCCCCCGCTGCACGTCAACTTCATCTCCGCCCTGCTCATCATCGTCTTCGGCTTCTTCTTCGTGACGGTGAGCGCGCGCATCACCGGCGAGATCGGCAGCTCCTCCAACCCCATCTCCGGCATGGTGGTGGCCACGCTGCTCGTCACGTGCCTGGTGTACCTGATGCTGGGCTGGACGAACTCCAATGACCGCTTCATGGCGCTGACCACGGCGGCCATCGTCGGCATCGCCGCGTCCAACGGCGGCACCACCGCGCAGGACTTGAAGACGGCCTTCCTGGTGGGCGGCACGCCCCGGCGGCAGCAGACGGCGCTCTTCGTGGGCGTGCTGACCAGCGCCATGTTCATCGGCCTGGTGCTGGTGACGCTCAACAAGGGCGCCACCGTCACCATCCCGGAGCCGCACCCGAACGTGCAGGTCACCGAGCTGACCGAGGAGACGCGCACCCAGTACGTGTTCTCCTGGAGCGTGTCCGCGGACGCGCTGGCGTCGCGCAACCTGGACGAGGCGGCGCTGCGCAAGGCGGCCTGGGCGCAGGGCTACGAGCTGGCCAACACCCACGGCGCGCTGGAGCTGCGCAGCTGGCGGCAGGTGGGCGCGCAGGACGTGAGCGGCGTGACGCTGAGCCCCACGGGCGGCTCGCAGGTGAAGGTGTCCGACCTGGGCGCCGTCACCGAGGGCCCCCAGCGCACCTTCAAGGAAGGCTACGTGCGCGGCGCGGACACGCCGGTGCCCGCGGGCAAGTACCTGGTCGACGGCGCCGGCACCATCCAGTACGTGGTGGACCCGGGCATCGGCGGCCGCATCAGCACCTACGAGGGCCAGGCCCTCACCCGCTACGCGGCGCCCAAGGCGCAGCTGTTCGCGCTCATCATCGACGGCATCCTGACGCAGCGGCTGCCCTGGGACCTGGTGCTGCTGGGCGTGTTCATCGCGCTGATGCTGGAGCTGTGCGGCGTGTCCTCGCTGCCCTTCGCGGTGGGCGTGTACCTGCCCATCAGCAGCAGCGCGCCGCTCTTCGTGGGCGGCATGGTGCGCTACTTCGTGGACCGCGTGCGCGGCGGCGAGTCCGACTTCTCGCCGGGCACCCTGCTCTCCTCCGGCTACATCGCCGGTGGCTCGATTGCCGGCGTGCTCATCGCCTTCCTGGAGATCGCCACGGATGGCGCCGGCTCGCGCGCCATCAACCTGCCGGCCGTGCTCGGCCATGAGGGCGCCATCGGCGGCTTCCTCAACACGGTGGGCGAGAGCGAGCTGGCGCACCCGCTCTGGTCCAACCTCTGGGGCCTGCTCTTCTTCGGCGGCCTGACGCTGTTCCTGCTGCGCTCGGCCCTGCGTGGCCCCAGCGCCGCGGTGTCTCCGCCACCCGCCGGCAAGTAG
- a CDS encoding RNA polymerase factor sigma-32, producing MQASTEQSSNSGSLAMYLSEINHYNLLTVEEEQALARSFIQGDLAAGHRLVTSNLRFVVKVAYEYRSYGIKMSDLIQEGNIGLMKAVQKFDPDKGIRLISYAVWWIRAYIQNYILKSWSLVKLGTTQAQRKLFFSLARTRRELEKFGNGEAVVNVEEIARRLHVKPGEVREMEQRMGGRDLSLDAPMGEDGGNSHVDFVVSAAAPQDDEFADKEEAGLINARVRTALMRLDPRERFIIEQRVMNERPMTLKELGEHFGFSRERARQLEIRAKDKLKAELAALMAEVDPDAAAMQQ from the coding sequence ATGCAGGCGTCCACCGAGCAGTCGTCCAACTCCGGCTCCCTGGCGATGTACCTCTCGGAGATCAACCACTACAACCTCCTCACCGTGGAGGAGGAGCAGGCTCTGGCGCGCAGCTTCATCCAGGGAGACCTGGCCGCGGGCCACCGGCTCGTCACGAGCAACCTGCGCTTCGTGGTCAAGGTCGCCTATGAGTACCGCTCCTACGGCATCAAGATGTCGGACCTCATCCAGGAGGGGAACATCGGCCTGATGAAGGCCGTGCAGAAGTTCGACCCGGACAAGGGCATCCGCCTCATCTCCTACGCGGTGTGGTGGATTCGCGCGTACATCCAGAACTACATCCTCAAGAGCTGGTCGCTGGTGAAGCTCGGCACCACGCAGGCGCAGCGGAAGCTGTTCTTCAGCCTGGCGCGCACGCGCCGTGAGCTGGAGAAGTTCGGCAACGGCGAGGCCGTGGTCAACGTGGAGGAGATTGCCCGCCGGCTGCACGTGAAGCCCGGCGAGGTGCGGGAGATGGAGCAGCGCATGGGCGGGCGGGACCTCTCGCTCGACGCGCCCATGGGCGAGGACGGCGGCAACAGCCACGTGGACTTCGTGGTCAGCGCCGCGGCCCCGCAGGACGACGAGTTCGCCGACAAGGAGGAGGCGGGCCTCATCAACGCCCGCGTCCGCACCGCGCTGATGCGCCTGGACCCGCGCGAGCGCTTCATCATCGAGCAGCGCGTGATGAACGAGCGCCCCATGACGCTCAAGGAGCTGGGCGAGCACTTCGGCTTCTCGCGGGAGCGCGCCCGTCAGCTGGAGATTCGCGCCAAGGACAAGCTCAAGGCGGAGCTGGCCGCGCTGATGGCCGAGGTGGACCCGGACGCGGCGGCGATGCAGCAGTAG
- a CDS encoding transglutaminase TgpA family protein: protein MTRGSRLRLVLRDVASGCAFGSMAVSGQLPLWTLGLYVFSLVAALLGKRLFARRAKLTALLLLGVAAVLAVNVTAGSLNLVVAACAFAGLISAHRLLSAPDPATDGQVHLSGLLMVAGGAALSGELVYGLFLVAFSVLSSVSLALGVVESAVPEGEPIPVRQVLRPLSTGVSFAVAGAVAFFILFPRLNWNMTGPRASPGIGPATTGFSNTVRLGGTGTIKDNPRVVLRATLNPDPGVDALGAYWVGRTYDIFDGLEWTNAGGVRKEREPLLTLRPGGDNLVHQRVELLPAYGGRTLIALETPSRLGNAVANTSTGGRRTSLQELSGGEARFLEPGISYSYEAYSLPPGGSGDRFRKLPSVEQDALLALPENIDPRVAQTAARVLNGEREPMAAAQKLAAWLQREHSYTLEQAGERDDPLADFLFERKAGHCEHFATALTLMLRTQGIRARLATGFFGGERVNEGYILRAGDAHAWTHVLVPERGFVTVDATPPANRPGQGSKWMQRLLGLYEAIESRWRNSVVDYSFRDQVDVARALVRPPKGSEKNERSQLPPARAWGAALVVGMLVYAGWRLVERFSGRPRPLEATRFVDAVEAQLASAGIVRGDDETLEELHARMSSDGHALAHALAPITRRYLEARFGGRPLRQGEADTLLRTLKSAVSDFVRMEAQLRARTDERRARAS from the coding sequence ATGACGCGCGGCTCGCGGCTGCGACTGGTGCTGCGCGACGTGGCCTCCGGCTGCGCGTTCGGGTCGATGGCCGTGTCCGGCCAGCTGCCGCTGTGGACGCTGGGCCTCTATGTCTTCTCGCTGGTGGCGGCGCTCCTGGGCAAGCGGCTGTTCGCCCGGCGCGCGAAGCTCACCGCGCTGTTGCTGTTGGGCGTGGCGGCGGTGCTGGCCGTCAATGTCACGGCGGGCTCGCTCAACCTGGTGGTGGCCGCGTGTGCCTTCGCGGGCCTCATCTCCGCGCACCGGCTTCTGTCCGCGCCGGACCCGGCCACGGATGGACAGGTGCACCTGTCCGGCCTGTTGATGGTGGCGGGCGGCGCGGCGCTGTCCGGTGAGCTGGTCTACGGCCTGTTCCTGGTCGCCTTCAGCGTGCTGTCCAGCGTCTCGCTGGCGCTGGGCGTGGTGGAGTCGGCGGTGCCGGAGGGCGAGCCCATCCCGGTGCGCCAGGTGCTGCGCCCCTTGAGCACGGGCGTCAGCTTCGCGGTGGCCGGCGCGGTGGCCTTCTTCATCCTCTTCCCCCGCCTCAACTGGAACATGACGGGGCCTCGCGCGTCGCCGGGCATCGGCCCCGCGACGACGGGGTTCTCCAACACGGTGCGGCTGGGCGGCACGGGCACCATCAAGGACAACCCGCGCGTCGTGCTGCGCGCGACGTTGAACCCGGACCCGGGCGTGGATGCGCTCGGCGCGTACTGGGTGGGCCGCACCTACGACATCTTCGACGGGCTGGAGTGGACGAACGCGGGCGGCGTGCGCAAGGAGCGCGAGCCGCTGCTGACGCTGCGTCCAGGCGGCGACAACCTGGTGCACCAGCGCGTGGAGCTGCTCCCCGCCTACGGAGGGCGCACGCTCATCGCGCTCGAGACGCCGTCGCGGCTGGGCAACGCGGTGGCGAACACGAGCACGGGCGGCCGGCGCACCTCGCTCCAGGAGCTGTCCGGCGGCGAGGCGCGCTTCCTGGAGCCGGGCATCTCCTACTCCTATGAGGCGTACAGCCTGCCGCCGGGTGGCAGTGGCGACCGCTTCCGCAAGCTGCCCTCGGTGGAGCAGGACGCGCTGCTGGCGCTGCCCGAGAACATCGATCCGCGCGTGGCCCAGACGGCGGCGCGGGTGCTCAACGGCGAGCGCGAGCCGATGGCCGCCGCGCAGAAGCTGGCCGCGTGGCTGCAGCGCGAGCATTCGTACACGCTGGAGCAGGCCGGCGAGCGGGATGACCCGCTGGCGGACTTCCTCTTCGAGCGCAAGGCCGGGCACTGCGAGCACTTCGCCACCGCGCTGACGTTGATGCTGCGCACCCAGGGCATCCGCGCCCGGCTGGCCACGGGCTTCTTCGGCGGTGAGCGGGTGAACGAGGGCTACATCCTGCGCGCCGGTGACGCCCACGCGTGGACGCACGTGCTGGTGCCCGAGCGTGGATTCGTCACGGTGGACGCGACGCCGCCGGCGAATCGTCCGGGCCAGGGCTCGAAGTGGATGCAGCGGCTGCTGGGGTTGTACGAGGCCATCGAGTCGCGGTGGCGCAACTCCGTCGTCGACTACTCGTTCCGGGACCAGGTGGACGTGGCGCGCGCGCTGGTGCGTCCGCCCAAGGGCTCCGAGAAGAACGAGCGCAGCCAACTGCCCCCCGCGCGGGCCTGGGGCGCGGCGCTGGTGGTGGGCATGCTCGTCTATGCCGGGTGGCGGCTCGTGGAGCGGTTCTCGGGGCGGCCTCGTCCGCTGGAGGCCACGCGCTTCGTGGACGCGGTGGAGGCACAGCTCGCCTCGGCCGGCATCGTGCGGGGTGACGACGAGACGCTGGAGGAGTTGCACGCGCGGATGTCCTCGGACGGCCACGCGCTGGCGCACGCGCTCGCGCCCATCACCCGGCGCTACCTGGAGGCCCGCTTCGGTGGGCGTCCGCTGCGACAGGGCGAGGCGGACACGCTGCTGCGCACCTTGAAGAGCGCTGTCTCCGACTTCGTCCGCATGGAGGCCCAGCTTCGGGCCCGCACGGACGAGCGGCGCGCCCGCGCCTCCTGA
- a CDS encoding DUF58 domain-containing protein: MKSTWKQRWARLRARLRPPRTLRVTRIGRTYLVVTFGVGLGALNTGNNLLYLLLGLLLSMVVVSGVLSERCIRDLSVRRVGTDAAFAGEPFAFRWAVSRKQGQAFALVLAEADSPLTGAGGVGYLPSGVEHIVRADLVAPRRGPVRLTGVQVTTTWPLGLFAKTRVLSLEGLLLVYPKRGYACMDPGDAERGPVGDAGNPRRNDGSGDVTGLRELAEGEDARRIHWLKSASMGKLLRVEREREERRTWMLSIEPGLEGDALERRCEEVAALAHRLLEEGHEVGLHTAEERLRAGTGAAQERRILRALAWLGFERPRDEEAAA; the protein is encoded by the coding sequence GTGAAGTCCACGTGGAAGCAGCGCTGGGCGCGGCTTCGCGCCAGGCTCCGCCCGCCGCGCACCCTCCGGGTGACGCGCATCGGCCGCACGTACCTGGTGGTGACGTTCGGCGTGGGGCTGGGCGCGCTCAACACGGGCAACAACCTGCTCTACCTCTTGTTGGGCCTGCTGCTCAGCATGGTGGTGGTGTCTGGCGTGCTGTCGGAGCGGTGCATCCGGGACCTCTCGGTGCGCCGGGTGGGCACGGACGCGGCCTTCGCGGGTGAGCCCTTCGCCTTCCGCTGGGCGGTGTCGCGCAAGCAGGGGCAGGCCTTCGCCCTGGTGCTCGCGGAGGCGGACTCGCCGCTGACGGGCGCGGGCGGCGTGGGCTACCTGCCCTCCGGCGTGGAGCACATCGTCCGCGCGGACCTGGTCGCCCCCCGACGCGGGCCGGTGCGGCTGACGGGCGTGCAGGTGACGACGACGTGGCCCCTGGGGCTGTTCGCCAAGACGCGCGTGCTCTCGCTCGAGGGCCTGCTGCTCGTCTATCCCAAGCGCGGCTATGCCTGCATGGACCCGGGCGACGCCGAGCGCGGGCCGGTGGGTGACGCGGGCAACCCGCGCCGCAACGACGGCAGCGGCGACGTGACGGGCCTGCGCGAGCTGGCCGAGGGCGAGGACGCGCGCCGCATCCACTGGCTCAAGAGCGCATCGATGGGGAAGCTCTTGCGCGTGGAGCGAGAGCGCGAGGAGCGCCGCACGTGGATGCTGTCCATCGAGCCGGGCCTGGAGGGCGACGCGCTGGAGCGGCGCTGCGAGGAGGTGGCGGCGCTGGCCCACCGGCTGCTCGAGGAGGGCCATGAGGTGGGCCTCCACACCGCCGAGGAGCGGCTGCGCGCGGGCACGGGCGCGGCGCAGGAGCGGCGCATCCTCAGGGCCCTGGCGTGGCTGGGCTTCGAGCGGCCTCGGGACGAGGAGGCGGCGGCATGA
- a CDS encoding AAA family ATPase, with translation MTQPARVLAADVPSPASARPAMERIAAELGRAVEGKEAQARLVTTCLVSGGHLLLEDVPGVGKTTLAEALARACGLSFARVQFTADLMPADILGAQVFHAQTATFQFRPGPLFRQLVLADELNRAPPRTQSALLEAMAQGQVSLDGSTHALPSPFTVVATQNPVDFSGTYPLPDSQLDRFMVRLSLGHPAADVEARLLATRGRTPPLEAVKSVSSPEELAALRALSAEQRLDASVAEYVVRLARATREHGDIERGASTRAVLALGAAARTQALWEARDFVTPGDVRAVLVPCWAHRVLLRSAVQGVAARDEAAHLLEELVRKVPAPR, from the coding sequence ATGACCCAGCCCGCCCGCGTCCTCGCCGCCGACGTACCGTCCCCCGCCTCCGCGCGCCCGGCGATGGAGAGAATCGCCGCCGAGCTCGGGCGCGCCGTCGAGGGCAAGGAAGCCCAGGCGCGCCTGGTGACGACGTGCCTGGTCTCCGGTGGGCACCTGTTGCTGGAGGACGTGCCGGGTGTCGGCAAGACGACGCTCGCGGAGGCCCTGGCCCGGGCCTGTGGGCTGAGCTTCGCGCGCGTGCAGTTCACCGCGGACCTGATGCCCGCCGACATCCTCGGCGCCCAGGTCTTCCACGCGCAGACGGCCACCTTCCAGTTCCGTCCCGGTCCCCTCTTCCGCCAGCTGGTGCTCGCGGACGAGCTCAACCGCGCCCCGCCCCGCACGCAGTCCGCGCTGCTGGAGGCCATGGCGCAGGGCCAGGTGTCGCTCGACGGCAGCACGCACGCCCTGCCCTCCCCCTTCACGGTGGTCGCGACGCAGAACCCGGTGGACTTCTCCGGCACCTATCCGCTGCCGGACTCGCAGCTGGATCGCTTCATGGTGCGCCTGTCCTTGGGGCACCCCGCCGCCGACGTGGAGGCGCGGCTGCTCGCCACCCGGGGCCGCACGCCGCCCCTGGAGGCCGTGAAGAGCGTCTCCAGCCCCGAGGAGCTGGCGGCCCTGCGCGCGCTGTCCGCGGAGCAGCGGCTGGACGCGTCCGTGGCGGAGTACGTGGTGCGGCTGGCGCGGGCGACGCGTGAGCACGGCGACATCGAGCGAGGCGCCTCCACGCGCGCGGTGCTGGCGCTGGGCGCGGCGGCCCGCACGCAGGCCCTGTGGGAGGCCCGGGACTTCGTGACGCCCGGGGACGTGCGGGCGGTGCTGGTGCCGTGCTGGGCGCACCGGGTGCTGCTGCGCAGCGCCGTGCAGGGCGTGGCGGCGCGGGACGAGGCGGCGCACCTGTTGGAGGAGCTGGTCCGAAAGGTCCCGGCGCCGCGGTGA
- a CDS encoding STAS domain-containing protein, with amino-acid sequence MAGLQIHREDVAGRITLRLEGVLDGKTAQEVQTSLDTLHGQDVVVDFTHLREFKDSAVGVLTRNLANSVKLRGLASHHERMFRYFGVTTGVVVQRPYYTPEDVLSL; translated from the coding sequence ATGGCGGGTTTGCAGATCCACCGTGAGGACGTCGCAGGTCGCATCACCCTGCGTCTGGAAGGGGTACTGGACGGTAAGACGGCGCAGGAGGTGCAGACGTCGCTGGACACGTTGCACGGCCAGGACGTGGTGGTGGACTTCACCCACCTGCGGGAGTTCAAGGACAGCGCGGTGGGAGTGCTGACGCGCAACCTGGCGAACTCGGTGAAGCTGCGCGGGCTGGCGTCGCACCACGAGCGGATGTTCCGTTACTTCGGCGTGACGACGGGCGTGGTGGTGCAGCGTCCGTACTACACGCCCGAGGACGTGCTCTCCCTCTAG
- a CDS encoding lytic transglycosylase domain-containing protein, whose product MRGWTVAVTAAAMLLSAGAYAFPVQVPTGPQGEPAEMMYLRASLEQRERELKAALAKLEKYEDEAMFAQAERLGVVEMVKASGLPVHQQRRLAVAIVREAQRNNVDPLLVVAVIRCESSFNNYAVSHVGAMGLMQVMPDTGTWLADKAGFRLGRSTNLFDAETNVTLGTAYLADLINRFGSVEKALVAYNAGPGLARRILAKKEARTKFMAGYPTKVVKEFRKLKAQQERELTLRDQQKTIDRQG is encoded by the coding sequence ATGAGGGGCTGGACGGTGGCGGTGACGGCGGCGGCGATGCTGTTGAGTGCGGGGGCGTACGCGTTTCCGGTGCAGGTGCCCACGGGGCCTCAGGGGGAGCCCGCGGAGATGATGTACCTGCGCGCCTCGCTGGAGCAGCGGGAGCGGGAGCTGAAGGCGGCGCTGGCGAAGCTGGAGAAGTACGAGGATGAGGCGATGTTCGCGCAGGCCGAGCGCCTGGGCGTGGTGGAGATGGTGAAGGCGTCGGGGCTGCCGGTGCACCAGCAGCGTCGGCTGGCGGTGGCCATCGTCCGCGAGGCGCAGCGCAACAACGTGGACCCGCTGCTGGTGGTGGCGGTCATCCGCTGCGAGAGCTCCTTCAACAACTACGCGGTGTCCCACGTGGGCGCCATGGGTCTGATGCAGGTGATGCCGGACACGGGCACGTGGCTGGCGGACAAGGCCGGCTTCCGGCTGGGCCGCTCCACCAACCTGTTCGACGCGGAGACGAACGTGACGCTGGGCACGGCCTACCTGGCGGACCTCATCAACCGCTTCGGCTCGGTGGAGAAGGCGCTGGTCGCCTACAACGCGGGTCCGGGGCTGGCCCGGCGCATCCTCGCCAAGAAGGAGGCGCGCACGAAGTTCATGGCGGGCTACCCCACCAAGGTGGTGAAGGAGTTCCGCAAGCTGAAGGCCCAGCAGGAGCGCGAGCTGACCCTGCGAGATCAGCAGAAGACGATTGACCGGCAGGGTTGA
- a CDS encoding lmo0937 family membrane protein, protein MYWTMGMILLVLWGTGLTVGSTEGYWVHLLLLFALLTFVLGVVARGRRTAVS, encoded by the coding sequence GTGTACTGGACCATGGGGATGATCCTGCTCGTGCTGTGGGGCACGGGCCTGACGGTGGGCTCCACGGAGGGCTACTGGGTCCACCTGTTGCTGCTCTTCGCGTTGCTCACGTTCGTGTTGGGCGTGGTGGCGCGGGGCCGGAGGACGGCGGTGTCATGA
- a CDS encoding HupE/UreJ family protein: protein MKRFPWWGLLAGLLLSAHAASAHDADILYTQVRRTPDARASEVRQVLTMTAATLGRLVPAGVDADSDGALSQAELDARPDALSSGVWDVLPLTAGGEPCARTAQAARARHTFVELTATFTCPEGRLRQRYGVLSVLPSGYRVILGSVGEGGAPGALFAEAGQPSLDIPGPGEVSSSAIGGFLGWVGLGMRHIFEGVDHLVFLLAVLLVGGGFKRVLLLVTSFTVAHSLTLGATALGWVVLDGERARWVEAAIALSIIYVAVENLVLREHRHRALVTFLFGLVHGFGFASVLAGYGLGDSVVKGLLGFNLGVELGQALVVAVLLPPLRMLQRRPRAHLGTVRVLSVGILAAGGYWMVQRALG from the coding sequence ATGAAGAGGTTCCCCTGGTGGGGGCTCCTGGCGGGCCTGCTGTTGAGCGCGCACGCCGCCTCCGCCCACGACGCAGACATCCTCTACACCCAGGTGCGCCGCACGCCGGACGCCCGCGCGTCCGAGGTCCGCCAGGTCCTCACGATGACGGCCGCGACGCTCGGGCGGTTGGTCCCGGCGGGCGTGGACGCGGACTCGGATGGCGCCCTGTCGCAGGCGGAGCTGGACGCGCGCCCCGACGCCCTCTCGAGCGGCGTGTGGGACGTGCTGCCGCTCACCGCGGGAGGCGAGCCTTGCGCACGCACGGCCCAGGCGGCGCGGGCGCGGCACACGTTCGTCGAGCTGACGGCTACCTTCACGTGTCCCGAGGGACGGCTGCGCCAGCGCTACGGGGTGCTGTCGGTGCTGCCCTCGGGCTACCGGGTCATCCTGGGCAGCGTGGGGGAGGGCGGGGCTCCGGGCGCGCTCTTCGCGGAGGCGGGCCAGCCCTCGCTCGACATCCCCGGCCCCGGGGAGGTGTCCTCGTCCGCCATCGGAGGTTTCCTCGGCTGGGTGGGGCTGGGCATGCGCCACATCTTCGAGGGCGTGGACCACCTGGTGTTCCTGCTGGCCGTGCTGCTGGTGGGCGGCGGGTTCAAGCGCGTGCTGCTGCTGGTGACGTCGTTCACCGTGGCGCACTCGCTGACCCTGGGGGCCACGGCGCTCGGCTGGGTGGTGCTGGATGGCGAGCGGGCGCGGTGGGTGGAGGCCGCCATCGCGCTGTCCATCATCTACGTCGCGGTGGAGAACCTGGTGCTGCGCGAGCACCGTCACCGCGCGCTCGTCACGTTCCTCTTCGGACTGGTGCACGGCTTCGGCTTCGCGAGCGTGCTGGCGGGCTATGGCCTGGGAGACTCCGTGGTGAAGGGGCTGCTCGGCTTCAACCTGGGCGTGGAGCTGGGCCAGGCGCTCGTGGTCGCCGTGCTGCTGCCGCCCTTGCGGATGCTCCAGCGCAGGCCGCGCGCGCACCTGGGGACCGTCCGCGTGTTGTCCGTGGGCATCCTCGCGGCTGGTGGGTACTGGATGGTCCAGCGCGCACTCGGTTGA
- the rplC gene encoding 50S ribosomal protein L3 yields MKGLIGKKIGMTQVFTDEGNLVPVTVIDVSTCQVVGKRTPEKDQYSAVTLGFGEIREKILNKCERGFFKKNNAPYRRHLKEFRVTVEEATSFNVGDAVKADLFSKGQLVDVTGVTKGRGFSGVMRRWSFKGSQTKTHGTHEYQRHPGAIGQRKTPGRTYPNKKMPGHYGVEQVTTQNLTVVDVDLEKGLVLVKGAVPGHNNAIVYVRPSIKVAMREQHKAARRA; encoded by the coding sequence GTGAAGGGTCTGATTGGCAAGAAGATCGGAATGACCCAGGTGTTCACCGACGAGGGCAACCTCGTTCCCGTGACGGTCATCGACGTGAGCACCTGCCAGGTGGTGGGCAAGCGCACTCCCGAGAAGGATCAGTACTCCGCGGTCACCCTGGGCTTTGGTGAGATCCGCGAGAAGATCCTGAACAAGTGCGAGCGGGGCTTCTTCAAGAAGAACAACGCCCCCTACCGCCGGCACCTGAAGGAGTTCCGCGTCACGGTGGAGGAGGCGACCTCCTTCAACGTGGGCGACGCCGTCAAGGCGGACCTGTTCTCCAAGGGCCAGCTCGTGGACGTCACGGGCGTGACGAAGGGCCGCGGCTTCTCCGGCGTCATGCGCCGCTGGAGCTTCAAGGGTTCGCAGACGAAGACGCACGGTACGCACGAGTACCAGCGTCACCCGGGCGCCATCGGTCAGCGTAAGACGCCGGGCCGCACCTACCCCAACAAGAAGATGCCGGGTCACTACGGCGTGGAGCAGGTCACCACGCAGAACCTGACCGTCGTCGACGTGGACCTGGAGAAGGGTCTCGTCCTGGTCAAGGGTGCCGTCCCGGGCCACAACAACGCCATCGTGTACGTCCGCCCGAGCATCAAGGTGGCCATGCGCGAGCAGCACAAGGCCGCGCGCCGCGCCTGA